A region from the Drosophila bipectinata strain 14024-0381.07 chromosome 3R, DbipHiC1v2, whole genome shotgun sequence genome encodes:
- the LOC108129429 gene encoding uncharacterized protein, which translates to MQVAWRTFPKLIVVLPLLHYILAQCVKTESEEYTRRKELEKENPSTVNIAWLMRQQRLMEDDSKQDTLFGSSTSRK; encoded by the exons ATGCAAGTAGCTTGGAGGACCTTTCCCAAATTGATTGTTGTGCTTCCGTTGCTGCACTACATCCTGGCCCAATGTGTGAAGACCGAGTCGGAGGAATACACACGCCGTAAGGAGCTGG agAAAGAAAATCCTTCGACTGTTAATATAGCATGGCTTATGAGACAGCAAAGGTTGATGGAGGACGACTCGAAACAGGACACCCTGTTCGGAAGCTCAACGTCGAGGAAGTAA